From the genome of Micromonospora lupini:
CCACCACCGTCGCGGGACCCGTCCGCGCTTCGCGGCCGGCCGCGACGCCGCACGTGCTGGCGCTGGCCGCCTACCGGTTCCCGCACGGCGACGCCATGTCCAACCGTCTGCTGCACCTGGCCCGGTCCGCCACTCCCGTCGGCGGCGTGACAGTCGTGGTCAACGACTGGCCGCAGGACGGATCACGCCCGCCGGTCGCGCCCCACCTGCCGGCCGGCGTACGGCTGATCGAGCTGCACCGTCGCGGAGTCGGCGGCGGGGTGCCGGGCCGCTGGCTGCACAGGCGTCTGTGGCCCCTGCGGGTGTTGGCCGCGCTGCGCTGCGCGGGCATCCGCCCGGACGAGCTGGCCGGCGTGTTCCTCCCTGCCGGCCTGTTCACCCTGACCACCTGGGTGGCGCTCCGGGCCACGGTGCGCTGCCCGGTGACCGTGGACGTCCTGGAGCGGCACGACCGGGCACAGTTTCCCCGGGGGTGGCTGACGCCGTACTTCGTCCGGCACCGGTGGGCGTCCTTTCTGGCCGGACGACTGGCGGACCGGATCATCGCCATCTCCGAGACGCTGGGGCGGCGTTTCGTCGCGCGTGGCCGCCCGACGCTTGTCGTGCCGCCGCAGGTGGACTGCGCCGACTACGCCGAGCACGCGCCGCTCCCGCTCGCTGGCGGGCTCCGGCTCCTCTACGCCGGATCGGCCGGGCCCAAGGACCAGTTGGCAGTGGTGCTGGAGGGCCTCCGCCGCCTCGCCCCCGACGACCGGCGCCGGGTGCGCCTGGTGATCGCGGGGATCAGCCGGGAACAGGCGGGGCACCTCTCCGACCTGGACGAGGCCGGACCGCGGGACCTCGACGACCAGGTGAGCTTCCTCGGCTGGATCCCGCGCCACGAGGTCCTCGCCGAACTGCGTCGGGCGCACTTCTCGGTCCTGGTCCGCCCTCCGGCCGGGTACGCGCAGGCGGGTTTCCCGTCCAAGGTGCCGGAGAGTCTGGCCGCCGGGTGCCCGGTGCTGCTCAACCACACAAGTGACCTCCGGCGCTACGTGGTGGACGGCCGGGAGGGGATCGTGCTGGCCGGCTGCGGGGCGGAGGACGTCCGGCACGGAATCGAGCGGGCGCTGCGGCTCGACGACCCGGCCTGGGCGGCGATGAGCCGCGCGGCCCGCGAGCGGGCCCACTGCTTCGACTACCGGGCCTGGACGCCTGTGGTCAGCGACTTCGTCACCGGCGCCGGGGTCGGTCCGGGCGTCGGCAGGTCGGCCAGAACGGCCAGCTCGGTGGCGGACAGTCGGCGGTGCGCCGGATAGAGCTGCCGCTCGTGGTCCTGGATGGTCTCCACCGGCCAGCGCAGGCGGATCACCCGGGCCGGGTTGCCGGCGGCCACCGTGTACGGCGGCACCGAGCGCGTGACGACAGCGCCCGCGCCGATCACCGCCCCCCGGCCGATTGTCACGCCGTGCAGGATCACCGCCCGGGTGCCCACCCAGACGTCGTCGCCGATCGTCACACCCCGGTCCTGGGTGTCGTCGCCGGGCGCCTTGTCGACCGCGATCATCGGCACGCCGACCTGGTCGATGCGGTGGTTGCCGCCCCGGATGGTCACCTCGGGGCCGAACATGACGTTGTCGCCGATCCGGATCCTGGATCGGGCCGCCATCAGGACCGGCCGCCAACCGAGATCCACGTTGTTCCCGACCTCGATCGTCTCGCAGGTGTAGACCCCGTCGGGGTCGAATGTGAAGTTGTCCCCTCGGGCCGCGAACCGACCGGCCAGGGCGAGGCCCCGGACCGCCCGACGGGCCCGGGTCGCCGTACACAGGAGACGGTCGAGGGCCCCGGCCAAGGGACCGAGCAGCGTTCCGGGTCGCTCGACGCCGACGCGCATTTCACCCTCCTTGTCCCGGTTTGGACCGGCCGGGCCAGGGGCCGATGGTAGTTTCGACCCCCTCCACAATAGGTGTATACCGCTCGAAGTCCGTCGTAGCCCGGCAGAGAGGACGAGATGACAAGAATCCTGGTCCTGACCGACTACCGGGGGACGTTCTACTCCACCGCGCGCACGCAGCACGGTCTGTGCACGATGGACGTCGGCAAGATCGCCGCGCAGCTCACCCGCGCCGGCCTCGACCCCGAGGTCATCCGGTTCGCCGACCTGGACCTCACCGGCGACGTGCGCGGGGTGCCGGTGCTCTACACCTCGTCGGAGGACCGCGGGCTGCACTACAAGAGCTGGATCGAGGACCTGGTGCTGGCCCTGGAGACCGCCGGAGCGCGGGTCATCCCGGGCTACCGTTACCTGCGCGCCCACCACAACAAGGTGATGATGGAGGCGCTGCGCGCGCGGCTCTTCCCGCCGGACGCCCGCCTCCTTGACACCCGCACCTTCGGCACCTACGAGGAACTCGCGGCGACGGAGCTGGACGGTCCGTGGCCCAAGGTGCTCAAGTCGGCGTACGGCGC
Proteins encoded in this window:
- a CDS encoding acyltransferase, whose amino-acid sequence is MRVGVERPGTLLGPLAGALDRLLCTATRARRAVRGLALAGRFAARGDNFTFDPDGVYTCETIEVGNNVDLGWRPVLMAARSRIRIGDNVMFGPEVTIRGGNHRIDQVGVPMIAVDKAPGDDTQDRGVTIGDDVWVGTRAVILHGVTIGRGAVIGAGAVVTRSVPPYTVAAGNPARVIRLRWPVETIQDHERQLYPAHRRLSATELAVLADLPTPGPTPAPVTKSLTTGVQAR